Below is a window of Vanacampus margaritifer isolate UIUO_Vmar chromosome 11, RoL_Vmar_1.0, whole genome shotgun sequence DNA.
cataattaaatagaatgtaaagaattcaagttttttttttgctccaattCAATGGACATTCTGATGCCCCTTTTGGTGTACATGCCTtagccactagggggcagtataagagaCACGGCGGTCAAAACTCATCAGTAAGCCGCATTctttacagaggataaagaatatatgcctgtgagtatgtGTTATGTCTTCATGTGTTGCTCCAGAAAATGTCAGTTGATTAAAGTCTATTATAACACAGTAAGACGCTGATGCTATTTATTAGCCTTGCATATGGCATTATGTTTTAGCTTTAAGCTAAAATGACTTTGGGATCAATTGAATTTAAGCACACTCAAAATATTTATTACCGCAGCCTTGGTGTAGTCGCCAGTCGCAAGCGAGCCCTGCGAGCTCATCTGCGCGATGAGCAGACAGCCTCGGCCCAGAGGCCGTCCGACAGACGCCAGGCCGCTCACAACGCCGGGACCCGGCACCGCGTGAGCGTTCACTATGTGGGACCACGACGAGATCTGGTACAACCCACCTGCGGAACACAAAATAATCACAAagagaagttaaaaaaaaattgttttcatatgatttatcttggtgtcATTTGCACTTCTCACCTTCATATTGATGTTTGACCGTGTTGCCAATGTCAGCGAATTTGCGATCTTCAAAGATGAGGAAATTGTGCTTCTCGGCGACGGCCTGCAACTTCTGGCCGAAAGCCTCAGTGTAGTCCTGCGCCAAACACACCACAGACAGCTCATGATTTTTGTCGTTTTTTGCACATATTGCTCCGGTTTTGGCGACTACCTTTAAAATATCGACGTGGGTCTTCAGTAAGCAAATTTTGGGACCGAGCGTGTTTGCAAGCCGGAGCAGCTCCTCACTGCTCGTGACATCCGCAGACACGCACAGGTTGGACTGCTTGCCTGCCATGACGCTCAGCAGCTTGGACGCCACGGGGTGAACATCTGCGCACACAacaaaatatacacacatagGACCACACACTTCTTAAcaagatgtatgacaaaaatgccattttaaatatggcTGAAATACATGCTGGTctactaaaatatatatatatatatatatatatatatatatatatatatatatatatatatatatatatatatattttgtatgtatgacaaaaatgccattttaaatatggcTGAAATACATGCTGGTctactaaaatatatatatattttttttttttgaagccccaaaaattcttcaaaaatccCTGATAAACCCCATCTACGAAAAACTGggtttgccccccccaaaaaaacacacacaaaaatattattattgcaatgtttaaaaaaaaaatcggcaaaaaaaagtaaatcctaATAGGATGCAATGTCTAACTTTGACCAGCAGGGGGCAGAAAATTAATCAGAATCTGGTGAGATTTGCCAACATTTGCCCCAATAGAGTAATAAACTGCACAATTGAGAGTGCCATTTTATTGTGGGCATCCCAAGGCGCACCTCTGCAATCAACTTGATGTTTAATcaagatgaaaaaataaaaaaatgtcatcatgtaaaaacattatttttccacAAGGACAAAGTGACCGCAGAGAAGAAGCTAGCGAGACTTTTACGCTGTACTGTGTGTCCTACTTGGCAATTTGGCTCTGGCTTCGTAGCTCAGCTCCAAGTTTCCTTTCACACGTTTCTTCTTCGATGCTGGTACATCCTTTTCATTCTCCTCCTTGCTCCTGACAAACAGCGGAATACAAATCGTGTTTGCCGACGGACGGAAAAACGGGGAAGCGACTTGGGTACCTGAAAGTGTTGTTGTCCAGGATGAACTCGCGTACGCTCTGGACGGTGCGCGCGTCGATGCGCCCGGAGGATTTGAGCACGTCGAGCAGCTTGAACATGGAGATGATGGGATGGAGCCGGATGCCTTTGGAAGCCAGCATGTCCACCGCGCCTTGCTCCCTGTCCATCAGCACGATGGCGTCTGTCAcctttcacacacaaacaacgcAGATTTCAtctatttggatttttttttaaaaatcaagtatTGTGAACCTGTGTATGTTCATAAATCTTCGTTAGAGAATTTGCATATTCATAGGTAATTTGGGGGAAATTAGGCTCAGTTATTCACTGATATTCTCATCCAGTCGCCATTTCTATTAGCgaatatttttgcattgaatgtaattgccttttttttttttttttttgaatagttGTAGTCCTACTGCACCTTGAGTCCTTCTTTGTGCAACACATCAACAGTTTCCAAGATGCTACTGCCACTGGTCACCGTGTCTTCAATGATGAGGCACGTATCTCCCTCTTTAAACGAGCCCTCTATCAGACGCTTGGTTCCTATCACAGACAGatcatttggactttttttttttttgcattttcttatACGATCAAATAGGAAAATTGTGCCTCCCTACCATAGTCCTTGGCCTCCTTGCGCCTGATGAGCATTGGCAGCTCATGTGTGGAACAGATAATGGTGGCCATGGGCAAGGCCGTGTACGGGACGCCACACACTGAGTCAAACTGGAGACGCTCATCTTGAGCTCTCTGGTACATAAGCTGTGACACCTGAAGATGGAAAGAAATATGACATCCAGTGATAATACGGTATATACATTTCCTTCAGAGAATATACTGTACTATGTATGGCTAAGCATGTCTGCTTTCAGTTTGCAATAAATGAATGTCGATGACTGTATTACAAATACCGCTAAAGACACAGATTTAAATCATCACAAAAATAGATATAGATGGTTTGCAAAGACCAGTGATTAGTGATTTTTCTGAATGTTATTGCATGCTCTAGTTATTTTTCTTTAGCCTCTGTGTACTTTGACCCAAGAAAGCCAGAGACCTTGCATTATTGATAtgttagaacttttttttttaaattgaggggAAAGTGCATATAGTATGTCTCCTCTAAAACAGTCATAACGATCCAAAAATCGATTTTCATTAGTTAAACAGCAcataacaaaagtatgaaagaACAGTGGTGGAAAAACGACAAAGTGGGCACAATAACGGGGAGACTTCCAGACAATTagggaaaatatttaaaaaaaaaacacacaagtgtCGTATCAACAGTCAAAGTTGAAGCACGCGTGGCGTGCCACACGTGTTTACCTGGTTCATGAGAGCAGGGTGGGACACGAGCACCCTCAGGTCGATGTAAATGGGCGTCATCAAGCCGCTCTTGAGCTTATACTCGCCAAACTTCACCGCGTTCACATCTTGCAGCTTCAGGATAAACGCGTCCATGCAAATATTGGTCATGTTTGCGTCTCAATTGAGTTGAGCTGCTCCGGCTAACTTCAGACGCCAGCACTACTTCCGCCAAGCTCGCGCAGGGAAGCCGGCTGCTTCCGCTTCTACGCCTTCAACTTAATAGTGTGCCTCTCAAGTAAGTTTTAACAACctaacttgtttttaaaatgtgggaTGTGGAGGGAGAAAAATCGATGTAGTTTGTTATTACTGCTCTTGTTATTGGTGTACTATTGTATTCAGAGACGACCAACACGGCACACCAAACGCCAgtcgtagtaccaagactgaccagTAAGAGGCAGCATTGTGCCACCGGGCATCCACTTAACGCAAATAACCTATAAATCCTGATTATTACATCTATAATTGAGTGTACAACAGTGGATCTAGATAAAGTCTCATAAATCTCTACCTAAGAAGACATTGTACTAAAAGGTCTACCACACCAAAACATATTGCAGTTTACAGCAAGGCCGTATATTCAATTTCGTTTATATTTCTTGTAAATCTAATGAATGTCATGTGGTTATATTGTACACATGTTGTCAAGATTTTAGACTTTCCACCTAACGTCCATTTACAATTACCTACTTGTCTCTATTAATCTCCCATGGAATAACAAGAAACCGTGCAACGTTGTATTTGTCAGTTTATTAAAAAGATCCACAGTAGTTCAGTTTGGCaccaaccattaaaaaaaacaaagtgtacAACCCTGAAATGGCATTGAACAAAATGCCTGAAAAAAagggataaataaaataagaaacaaaacaagaaaatgaaacaattcaGAAATGAAATTACTCCACGATAACGGTGACATGTTCAAACGacagatacatttttttctttttggtcagTCAACTTTGGCTTTGTACTCAACATTACATAGGGAAAAAATTGTGCTGCAGACTAGCAAGGTGGTGGCTGGCTTTTAATAGCATCTCATAGCAGTGCTTATCTTTTGGAAAGAAAGCTTGTTCTTGGCATTCTTGGATATTTACCACAGTTAGACATTCCGATACCCTTCTctgcaaaacaaacatacattttggAATACACATAACATAACGACAATTGTGACATACCCCTTGCAACTTATTGGAACATTTTGTGacttaagatattataaaatataaagtttaaaaaaaaaacacgtggtGCAACAGTAATGCATCATGTGTTTGTGTCTATGTACAGCATGTTTGAATGCGTTGAATGTACATCTGTGATCTGGCAGTTTTGCATCTAAAAGGATTCCAATGCAAAAGTGTCTTCTTTGACTGAAGAACCAGCACAAAATGTGGTCTGAATCTTTTTAGAAAGGCACAGAGGTTTGGTGGGAAAGAGTCATAAGGCACAGATGTGGTAGAGAAATGTCTTCTGTGAGTGACAAGAGGAGGTGTCCTTCTTGAAGTGGTAGCGATGCAGTAAAGCCATCTGATTTCTTCATTTTCCGATTCTCTACTTTGAGGGGCTTTGAGCATCTGCAAGCAGTTCGGGACTCAAACATTCAATTGGACACTGGATGTTCTGGAATGGGAGGAGAAAAGAGCGGTGAAATATAGGTTCATATTGCATCAAGAAATATGAAAGAGTAACATTACTCAAACAATGTTAATGAGCGCTAAAGTCTAACGTTATCGCCATCAACCAGTAAGTGGCATGCTAACCAAAAAAAGGGTAAAAAttcaagcgattacatttttttaattgtagttaatctcatgacttcaattgttgatcacaatattacatatatatatatatatatatatatatatatatatatatatatatataatatacacaatattttatatctgttctaaaagtagaaaaaaagttttcatacacttgttaacataaaggtgggggggggggaaaagttaaattaacaataatatggctgcatcttttagtcattgatacagaaatttcataattcataaaattgagttaaattaaaaaggtgtactgtactgcaaaaaacgagtgtgatattgatttgtcttggtcaatttttctgccactagatggcataattgcatttgcaagacgttggtgacagctctgcatgttttcctttcatattaagggctatctaatctttaacatgaagtaacttgtgaaattctgcacatttttttaaattttaaaatacaatttgaccccagtctctacaaacatatgaattattattaaattttgacgtagacgtatctgctgcattgcggctgcaattcccccagtacaggctttccaattaaggggcggtcattaaaaaaatgagtggcgttaaaggaactttaaattaactcaaaattaacgcactcatttggacacccctagtaaaaaacTAACACAGTACtcgaaaataaatatataaataaatattgtgatttttttaaataatgacacAAGGAATGGTTGTAATGCTAATCATATTCTAATACTGACCAGTTTGCGTTGAGCATTTTCCCTGTAGCGATCGAAGACGTCGGTGTGGACAGGCTGAAGCAGGTCACCCTCCACGTGGGTCTGCCCCCCCGGCCTTCTGCAGTTTTCGCAACGCCAGCCCTGAGATTGTTAACATGAATCAGTTCCACGATCACGTGGCTCACGCGAGCTGCAGCCTTCAGTTTCCATATATATGTACAAGAATACACACGTCTTGTAACTAGAGCGAGCCGCTcgtaaaaaaaaccccacctGTTGTCCGCCGTAACAGGTGCAGGTGCAAATGGCTCCCAGGTATTCTTTCTGCCACTGGTTTCCAACACGGTACATTTTGCCGTCATCGTAACATGTGGAGTCGTCTGTTTGTGAAAAGTTGTTTACAGAGCGACCAAACATGCTCCAAATGCTATCGAGTGCGGGCGCAAATGAACACTCACGGGGTTCACATTTAAATTCTCCTTTGCCGTTGCCCAGGCAGGTGCAGctcatcatgtgaccattctCGGCGTGGCGATCCCACTTCTCGCCGATGCGGTagttgttgccactgtcgtggCACCACTCTGACGGAGAGAGAGGTTACGGGAAAGATGGCGGCAGAGgattaaaatagaaataaagtgtGAGGGACAGAGATGGAGTCGCACCACATGTTTATAAATATGGGGAGATGAAAAGTACAAACGtgaatttttattgtacatgtttTTCTGGTTCCAGCTAGTTTGCAGAGGACGACGAGCTCCGTTTTTGATATTGTCGTGCGAGCGGTTCAGACAATACAAAGAACTGAAGTGAGGTTGTGGCTGGGGTTGCCTAGCTTTGCTTTCTGCTCTCGTTcataaaaatggcatttttacaCACAGAGTAGAAACATCAACATGGGCAGACAGACACAAGTGTGAGAATACTTGAATTCAGTGGTGGTCCTCGCTAGAATGGCGCCCGCATGCTGAAATTCGCCATTACTTGAATTGTACATAATGCACATCAAGGTTTCCAATATATAAATTCACTtgtctccaggaaaaaaataaaataaaaataaaaaaaattataataataaaaaataaattcacttGTCAACATTGTCCACACTGCCCATGCTGAGAAATGCGGCACATAGAATTGTACAATTTTATGGcttcatttaaaggggaagtcaaccccccaaaaattcttgacaataaataatgtgttctatgcagcaccaCTAGTGTAAataaggcggccattttgccgcttgctgtcgagtgaaaatgacatcacagttactcagatctcaggtaacagccaatcgcagctcagctccaaaaaaaaaaacaggtgtgctgtgatcggtcgttgcctgagccctgagccactgtgatgtcatcttcagtcgacgacaagtggcaaaatggccgcccgctgagatggataaaaacggatggattttgcttcataactcatattgcacaaatgaaatattaatcaggatgtcatgttcagactagtgaggtcacatataacatattattgtcaagaattttttaaggttgacttcccctataGACATAGCTTTTTAGGAATTTATAATACATAGGAGGAACAGTCTCTCTTTGGTGTAGATTTTTTTAGGAGTCAAGCTTTGAATAtggcactcaaaaaaaaaaaactttgatatTGTGTTTTCAATTACTTGGGTCCTTTTCATAAATTCCTCATTGGTTAAATCACATAGAATTTTCTCATTCCATGGAGTGCTTGCCTATtagcaaagcatgctgggatgGGTGTTAATAAGCCACTCACTGGATGAATCAcacctaaaatggccgctgccCAGACCCAGACAGCGACACCACAGCTTGAAGCCCGTCTCGGACATGCGCTCCCATTCTGAGCCCACCTCGTGGTACGTGTGCGTGAAAGTGTCATAGCACACGTCGCGGTTGGTAGCAATGGGGATATCTCCTGGaactaaaaggaaaaaaaacaaccacagatTGTGATTTTCATATTACAATATTCACTTAACATATTTTTGGGACTGTAGTGCTGTACCAGCATTGCCGACGGTTACAACTTCCTCCAGAACCTTCTCTTTAGCTCCGCCCCTCATGGCCTCTACAACCACATTATAGGAGGCTCCGGATGTCAATCCAATCAGAGTGGCACTGTTAGAGGTTCCAGGAAGACGCATCTACGGGGACGAGGCAATCACTCATGATTGGCATCGCTGCCTTTTTCCCCGAATGTTTCAAAAACAATCGGCGTTACCTGAAAGCCTCTTTCCTCCATGTGTGTAATGGGATTACATGACACCTCATACTCGGAAGTGAGCGGGATGGGCTGCCAAGAGATGGTTGTGATGGTCTGCGCTTCTTGGGGCAACTCAGTCTCATTGTCAGGGAAACCAAAGGCAAGCCCTGGCAGAGGCGTTTCGCTCACCTGCCCCGACGAAAGGCACATCGAACACACCAGGTGAGGTCACAGATGCTGGATGGAAGAATTGAATGTAGTTGTTTTGTTAGCAAATAACGCACCTTAACCAAAGGCACTCGGTTTCCATCGGGGCCTGCCACGGGAATGTAGACGAGAGGTTCTCTGAGAATTGGTCTCTGGCCTTCTTTGGGTCCACCATGGGTGTTGTGGAGTCCATTGTTAGGACCCAGGTTCTGATACTCCGTGTAGATGTGCTGCCCCTGCTGTCCTGGTCGGCTCTGGCCACTTGTACCAGCTAAGTGGACAAGGTTGGAGTCGAAGCtgacatgcattaaaaaaaaaaaaaaaattaaagtttgaGAGCGAGAGATAAGCAGCAGTATatctttttgacagtttttgagTGATTCTCCGCATTCTTACATCTTGTCATTAGAGGACTCCGGAACATCCAAGATGTCAGTGGTGGGTCGGTGAGAAACAGGAAGCTGAGGCAGCTCGGGGACCAGGAGAGAATGAGTAAGAGCTGGCTCTGCTTGAACGTAATAAAAAGGAAAGTCAACAgagcaaataaaaatgtacacatcGCATCCAACTCGATTTTATTGCAGGCAGGGTTTGCGCTGTGGTCCTATTCAAACAACAGGAAATACAAcaattaacccattcactgccattgacagcaatatacgtcaaaaattaatttcaactatttctattagtttaacattttttttccaagaatttttttatgggacatttagaacagatataaaatttgtgagttaatcgtgagttaactagtgaagtcatgcgattaattacaattacaaattttattcacctgatgcccctaatttataataatgttttcttatttattttatttttttaaagaaaagattattaaaaattagggacgtcaggcgattacaatttttaatcgtaattaatcacatgactgcactagttaactcacgattaatcacaatttttatatctgttctaatacaataaaaacaattctaggtattcatactcttgttaacaaaagtgggaaaaatgttaaactaataaataaattaaaaaaattgaaatagttcaaattaatttttgacgtctataaccgttgatggcagtgaatgagttaaaagccttaaacatttcttgacaacaatatgttatatgtgagctTACTcatctaaacatggcattctgattaatataacatttgtggaatatgaattataaagcaaaatccagtcgtttttatccatctcaggggcggccattttgccacttgctgtcgactgcagatgacatcacagttgctcagggctcacctgtttactgaagctgagctgtgattggctgttacctgagatctgagtcgacagcaagaggcaaaatggccgccttctgatcttgataaaaactgctggattttgctgcttaactcatattccactcatgcaatattaaccagataaccatatttagactggtggggctgcgtagaacattttattgtcaagaattttgggggggggggggttgattttCCTTTAAGTGTTTTGAACTGCAGATATCAACATCATGTTTAGTCAGGATTCaatgaaaattatttaattaaaaaaaaaagtaaaatgattttttttcaagtatgaAACGATCTCAATATAATGGAcagtttttgtcttttatgtACTCTTTACTCCAGGCGTGCCGCCAATGCGACAACTTCTTTCGACACAGAAGTGTGACTGCATTGaggaaaaatgttgcaaattttTCAAGTTATTTGGTTCATCGTTTCCGCTCCATTTGGAAGTTTGCACGCATCGTGGCACAACTGCCTAGTGTACTCACGCGTTCTGGCTTTGCCCATGAGAGGTATGCTTCTCAAAGTATTTTGCAGGGCAACAATTTTAATGACATATTCCGTTCCTGGTTTCAGACCTGTGAGCAGACATTAAATATCATATTAATCTTCAATGTGATCATTTGTGTGCGTTCAATTGGAATCACTGTGCCCACCCACCGGTGACGATGGCGTAGGTCTGGCCGGAGTGAGGTCGGGGGATGACTTCTTGAGGCAAACCTCCGGCTTGCTCGTAGGTCACATAATAGCCGGTAACCCCCGGGCTGCGGGATCGCTCCCATGAAAAGGAGATGCCGGTGGGGTTCAGGGAAGTAAACTGGATATTGGTGGGAGGGCTGACCACCGGTTTGGCTGAAGAagataatgacaattaaaaGCTCATCAGCCGGCACTGCAATGCCTTCTTATGTGGGTTCCACTTGCTATTACATCGGTACTGATCTTATTTGCGTTCAAGTCACACACTGTTGTTgactgaataataataataataataagtgacGCTTACCTGTGGAGGCGGTGAGTGTAAGAGGTGCACTGCGGCCATTTCCTTTCAGTGTATAGATGTTGATCTTATAATTGGTACCAGGCTCCAGCCCTGAAGTGTATAGATAGGCAAAGTCACATGAAGAaccaatatttgtatttttaacggTGCTGCTATGGATCAGAGGTCAGGATTACTATCTATTACTATGTAtatctaactctttgactgccaaaaacgttaaataacgtttagtaaaatcctatggagtagtgccaaagacgttaaaagacgtttgtttcaaaacagaggtgaaactaaccattttctgttgttgattactgaaaaacggaataaggtagaaacaaactttttttttctgatgaaagatgagagtccaatctttcattagtagtatgtgtgtttccatagtccaaacacataattttctgtggaccttgaaagatcagtcaaaatgcttaaatcggctggcacccacggcatcccttttctgaaaacgtctggcagtcaaagagctaactaCTAATATCAATTCACCTGTGATGGTATACGAGCGCGAGTCGCCACTGATGGTCCTCTGAATGGGTGTGAAGGTAGTAGAGGAAGTGGGAGTGGCCTCAACCAGAAAGCCTGAGATTGCATCCGTCTTGGAGCGCCAGATCAGCGTGATGGAGGAATCGTTGACGTCGGTGATGCGTACGCGACGAGGGGGGCTGATATCTTGAATACGACACGAAAATAAGGTCAGGGAAATGATGACAGAGAggaaggaagttttttttttttttccctgctttgGATAAACACAAAAAGGATGTTGTTTGTCCagctttaaaaatgtgtgtttatttgactGCTTGAAACAATGTTTGAACAAAACTCACTCTCCAGTGTGGTAACCTCTCCTTGGACTGGCCGGCTGGTCAGGGAGTTTTTCAAGGCGTACACATGTACATCATAAGTAGTTGCAACCTAGAAGAAAAGCAGTAACAGCAAGGTCAAATTAAAAACGAAAAACTCATAGACAAAGTGGGACTATAACAATAACGATTAGCGGTTTGTAGCCAGTATTAATTTTAACATGAAATttgaatttagttttagttatatttttttgactaaaattaattaaagtttttgTCATAAGTTAGTCATCTGTtagcattttagttttaatcctatttacaaaataaagagcaattttagtcgactaaattgacaatttagtcgatgttttccttcagcattcatttcaacttttatccAGAAAATTAGAACACACttatttgtaactgtagtttaacacgcaagacgCATTTAATATAATGGtgtctttattaattgtttcactgaaacatgttgaactgacaataatatgccgtCTTATAACTTggttttcacctaaataaataaaaaaaagtccataatTGCTTGAGATGAATTCTTACAGttgcacaaataaataaataaagtttctgAGTGTCCCAAACAAacattccttctgattggattgtaTGAATTTTagtcactgtgttgttttcattttcgttttagtcattgatgaaattgtcagttaattttagttattgttattgtctaaatgaatggcttctatttttgttttcatttgattttcatctgaattttttttaaagcaaaatatgACGAAAAATTTCCCTCGAAAAAATTATCACTGTAGCTATAATTCATGCTTTAATGACAAGAAATggcattctattctattctattctattcaccATGAGTCCAGTGATGTGGGCCTTTGTTGTGTCCGGGGCCAGATTCATCTCCTTGGTAGGTCCGCTCTTGTTTTTAGGGTTCACAACGACACGGTAGCCTGTGAGGCCCGTCTGGCCAGTTATTCTGTTTTCTTGACCCGGTATGGCCCAGTGCATGGTGAAGGACGTGGGGCCAACCTGGGAGAACTGGAGGTTGGTCGGGGGTGAGATCCCTGTGTTGAAAGAGTGGGAAAACAGTGTCAGGTAGAGTTCGAGATGGTGTTCAATTTCATTTGAATATGGGtcagcccaaaaaaaatgaagatcgGCCGTAGATTAATAATCCAAAAATGGGTAGGGTGGAAAAAAGGTCTCACACAGAATTCAAAGCTAAACATATCAGTATATTTATTCTCCAAACACGTTTCTGTGGCTTCTCAACACAAATAATTAAAGTCTGAAACCTGTTGCTTGAGTTCCAACCAGTGCTATGCTGGCCGTGTCGTCATGCAGGGCGATGACCTTCACGGTGTATTCGGTGCCTGGCTGCAGGCCATAGATAACGGCGGACTCGGCATCTCCTCGAGGAGAAGGCCGCAGCTTTCTTTCGCCCTCCTCAGAGCTGGAATACAACACCCTGTAAGCTGTGACAATTCCATCGGGACTGTCCCAGCTAATTCGTAAAGACGTGGAGTCGATGTCCGAGAAGGTCAGGTCCTTAGGACGGTCTACGTCTAAAAAAATGAGGGcaagtgttaaaa
It encodes the following:
- the umps gene encoding uridine 5'-monophosphate synthase, which produces MTNICMDAFILKLQDVNAVKFGEYKLKSGLMTPIYIDLRVLVSHPALMNQVSQLMYQRAQDERLQFDSVCGVPYTALPMATIICSTHELPMLIRRKEAKDYGTKRLIEGSFKEGDTCLIIEDTVTSGSSILETVDVLHKEGLKVTDAIVLMDREQGAVDMLASKGIRLHPIISMFKLLDVLKSSGRIDARTVQSVREFILDNNTFRSKEENEKDVPASKKKRVKGNLELSYEARAKLPNVHPVASKLLSVMAGKQSNLCVSADVTSSEELLRLANTLGPKICLLKTHVDILKDYTEAFGQKLQAVAEKHNFLIFEDRKFADIGNTVKHQYEGGLYQISSWSHIVNAHAVPGPGVVSGLASVGRPLGRGCLLIAQMSSQGSLATGDYTKAAVKMAEEHPDFVIGFICGSKVIERPELIHMTPGVRMQAGGDVLGQQYTTPEEVVYNKGSDVIIVGRGILEASDRLDAAEAYRKSGWEAYTRRMGTSDQ